The Macrobrachium nipponense isolate FS-2020 chromosome 46, ASM1510439v2, whole genome shotgun sequence genome has a segment encoding these proteins:
- the LOC135214848 gene encoding uncharacterized protein LOC135214848, with protein sequence MVGTKTTKTVTIEKRGAFGDDPFFRDSLEEWDHAMKNVVDRWEKPRGTTTTTTTTTTGPTSETKTVYRQIRSSNVSSDDSQAVSCTEDDDKYKMMVDVKDFKPEDINVKTVDDTVVIEGKIEKKEGNAISTQKFTRRFILPPGVNLNAISSALSRDGVLTINAPKLAIKDGQGRRTVPSAGASSHKNGATVFTRFTPRQDGDDKRYLKHSPLHGEETVYNTRGGGGNIPIGTSHGNSSGNVVPLHPESRHAGDHWKSFNQMVEKSQKEMEDMMRRHTLQPEGLSAPTSPPSISTNMVVTTSQPTPPAGIPTNRTVAVSDRDVTEKKEQRWTDNPAPGVTRTNRVLNESTALKGADGSVVGNKSRQEHESHAQGSNEETLPDGTKKSTFTKSYETRKVFSYNSSDPKAV encoded by the exons ATGGTGGGAACAAAGACAACCAAAACGGTAACCATCGAGAAGCGAGGTGCCTTCGGGGACGACCCCTTCTTCAGGGACTCCCTGGAGGAGTGGGACCATGCCATGAAGAATGTCGTGGACCGGTGGGAGAAACCCAGGGGCACCACAACTACCACCACGACCACGACCACAGGGCCAACTTCCGAAACCAAGACGGTTTACAGGCAGATCAGGTCTTCCAACGTCTCTTCCGACGACTCCCAAGCTGTCTCCTGCACGGAAGACGACGATAAATACAAG ATGATGGTTGATGTCAAGGACTTCAAACCGGAGGACATCAACGTCAAAACAGTCGATGACACCGTCGTGATTGAAGGGAAGATCGAGAagaaggagggaaatgcaatTTCCACGCAGAAGTTCACAAGACGTTTCATCTTGCCCCCGGGAGTTAACCTCAACGCCATCTCTTCGGCTCTCTCTCGCGATGGCGTCCTAACAATCAACGCTCCAAAGCTG GCAATCAAGGATGGGCAAGGTCGTCGGACCGTCCCATCAGCGGGGGCGTCTTCGCACAAGAACGGCGCCACGGTCTTCACCCGATTCACTCCCAGGCAGGACGGCGATGACAAGAGGTATCTGAAGCACAGCCCACTGCACGGGGAAGAAACAGTCTACAACacgcgaggaggaggaggtaacaTCCCCATCGGCACGTCCCACGGAAACTCCTCCGGAAACGTTGTTCCCCTGCACCCGGAATCGCGCCACGCGGGCGACCACTGGAAGTCCTTCAACCAGATGGTTGAGAAGTCGCAGAAGGAGATGGAGGACATGATGCGTCGTCACACTCTCCAGCCGGAGGGTCTCAGCGCACCCACTTCCCCGCCGTCCATCTCCACCAACATGGTCGTCACCACCAGCCAGCCCACGCCCCCGGCTGGCATTCCGACCAACAGAACGGTCGCCGTATCGGACAGAGACGTGACCGAGAAGAAGGAGCAGCGCTGGACAGACAACCCCGCCCCGGGAGTCACCCGAACCAACAGAGTGCTGAACGAGAGCACGGCCCTGAAAGGCGCCGACGGATCCGTCGTAGGAAACAAGTCCCGTCAGGAGCACGAGAGCCACGCCCAGGGGTCCAACGAGGAGACCCTACCCGACGGCACCAAAAAGAGCACCTTTACCAAGAGCTACGAGACGCGCAAGGTCTTCAGCTATAACTCCAGCGACCCCAAAGCCGTTTGA